The Dyella jiangningensis genome includes a window with the following:
- a CDS encoding LysE family translocator, whose translation MASLGIQHFDAFLLACVALNLTPGLDTFYILTRSGREGRVVGVMAALGINAGCIVHTLAAVLGISAILMTSALAFSVLKYLGAAYLVWIGLRMLLTRGGARPTTVTRGKGLAAAFRQGMLTNVLNPKVALFFLAFLPQFVSMQAAHPQFGLLVLGLSFIGTGMVWSMVLALLGGHIHHLLATRPRFGQWMDRVCGTVLLGFGVKLALQRQG comes from the coding sequence TTGGCCTCACTCGGCATCCAGCATTTCGACGCCTTCCTACTCGCCTGCGTCGCGCTGAACCTGACGCCGGGCCTGGATACGTTCTACATCCTCACCCGCAGCGGTCGTGAAGGCCGCGTGGTGGGCGTGATGGCTGCGCTCGGCATCAATGCCGGCTGCATCGTGCATACGCTGGCCGCGGTGCTGGGCATCTCGGCGATCCTGATGACCTCGGCGCTCGCCTTCAGCGTGCTGAAATACCTCGGCGCGGCCTACCTGGTGTGGATCGGACTGCGCATGCTGTTGACGCGAGGTGGCGCACGGCCGACCACGGTGACGCGCGGCAAGGGCCTGGCGGCCGCGTTTCGGCAAGGCATGCTCACCAACGTACTCAACCCGAAGGTGGCGCTGTTCTTCCTCGCTTTTCTGCCGCAGTTCGTGTCGATGCAGGCTGCCCATCCACAGTTCGGGCTGTTGGTGCTCGGCCTGAGTTTCATCGGTACCGGCATGGTCTGGTCGATGGTGCTTGCGTTACTGGGCGGACACATCCATCACCTGCTCGCTACGCGGCCGCGCTTCGGCCAATGGATGGATCGCGTATGCGGTACGGTGCTGCTGGGCTTTGGCGTGAAGTTGGCGCTGCAGAGGCAAGGCTGA
- a CDS encoding LysR family transcriptional regulator, which produces MRAFVYTVKLGTLTRAAEALYLSQPTVSLQLQALERELGVSLLERRRRRINLTDAGEALYELARPLVEGWENLDRDFQAKVKGLQGGRLTVAAGTSTIQYLLPDLVRRYREQFPEVQLQLANVTGKDGLALLRADEADFAVGSMLDVPNDIAWAPVYHYDPMLIMPLDHPLASKADLTLQDLSPYGLILPPQRLSTYRLVDLVFQQRQVPYRVAIEVGGWDVIKEYVAMGLGISIVTGICITDADRSRLAVRNMKQYFPQRSYGVVMRKGKFLSAEARAFVDLVRPGLLTHRDYDESGHSER; this is translated from the coding sequence ATGCGAGCCTTCGTCTATACGGTCAAATTGGGCACGCTGACGCGTGCCGCCGAGGCGCTCTATCTGTCTCAGCCGACGGTGAGCCTCCAGCTGCAGGCGCTGGAGCGGGAACTGGGCGTGAGCCTGCTCGAGCGTCGTCGCCGGCGAATCAACCTTACTGACGCAGGCGAGGCGCTCTACGAGCTGGCGCGTCCGCTGGTTGAAGGGTGGGAGAACTTGGATCGCGACTTCCAGGCCAAGGTGAAGGGCCTGCAGGGTGGCCGGCTGACCGTGGCGGCGGGCACCTCGACCATCCAGTACCTGTTGCCTGACCTAGTACGGCGCTATCGCGAGCAGTTCCCCGAGGTGCAGCTGCAGCTTGCCAACGTCACCGGCAAGGACGGGCTGGCGCTGTTGCGTGCCGACGAGGCGGACTTCGCCGTGGGCTCCATGCTCGACGTGCCCAACGACATCGCCTGGGCGCCGGTCTATCACTACGACCCGATGCTCATCATGCCGCTGGATCATCCGCTGGCGTCCAAGGCCGATCTCACTTTGCAGGACCTATCGCCCTACGGCTTGATCCTGCCGCCGCAGCGGCTTTCCACCTATCGACTGGTCGACCTGGTGTTCCAGCAGCGCCAGGTGCCTTATCGCGTAGCGATCGAAGTGGGCGGCTGGGACGTGATCAAGGAATACGTCGCGATGGGGCTGGGCATCTCCATCGTCACCGGCATCTGCATCACCGACGCCGACCGCTCGCGTTTGGCCGTCCGAAACATGAAGCAGTATTTCCCGCAGCGCAGCTACGGCGTGGTGATGCGCAAGGGCAAGTTCCTCAGCGCGGAGGCGAGGGCATTCGTCGATCTGGTGCGGCCGGGGTTGCTGACGCATCGCGACTATGACGAATCAGGGCATTCCGAGCGTTAA